AATGCGTTACGGCATACTTACCGCCGTTATCTTCCGGCGAACTGTAAGTAACATAAGCCTTGTTATCCTTCAGCCAATTTGCTACCGTTCCGTTGTCTTCCTCCATCTGTCCGCTCAATACTGCAACGTATCGGCGATCGTAAACGATGTTGTGCCAGTCGCGTTCCAATATCTGTTCAGTCTGCATATCCTTGGCATATATCATCAATCCGGAAGTATCACGGTCGAGACGATGCACCACGTGGGCATTGCACTTCTGTCGAGACTTCTTGAAATAATCATCCAACACCTTCTTTACGTTGAGTGAAGAATGCCCTGCTGCCATCGAAAGGATGCCGTGATTCTTTTCCACCACCACGAGATACCTGTCTTCATAAACCAGTTTCACGTGTCTGCTGTGGAACTTATCATTAGACTTGCTGGTGCTCACCGAAACCTTATCGCCGGGACGCAGCATAAAGTCAAACTGTGTAACCAGTTTCTTGTTTACCTTAATGCCTCTATTCTGGAGCGTCGCCTTAGTCTTTGACTTGCTCTGCTTAAGATTTGCCAGCAGCCATTCCAACAATGGTGCTTCTTGTTGTACAACCAAATGTTCGTACTTATCTTGCTTCTGATATGGATTATGTCTTTTCATTAGAGTGCAAATATAGATAAAAAAATCCGATTATAAGCCAATTGAAATAAAAAACAGAGATATTTATTCGCAAAAACAGTTTCCAAAAATATAATGATGAAATGAGAACAGACTGGCACTATACCGAAATCTCTTCTGTTCATAAAACCTTTATGTAACGAAAGGGAAAGGGGTTTCGTGTCTTGAAAGGAATATCCGTTCGTTACCCAAACTTAATTGGTGGTGGAGCTTGGAAGTTTTTCACAACGTTTACTAATGGAGTGATTACGGTTTCGTATTTCGGAGGATATTCCAGTCGGATGGTGTACCACGTGTCTTCCATCAAAATCGCCTTCACGTGGTAGCGTTTCTTTCCTCGTGTGCCTGAAACAATGTAATAATTATCCTTTATGTATTCCTCGGAAGCGTTTTCGCTAAGGACTTTCATTGCTGTTTTCACATCCCAATTCATAGTGTTGAAATGACCACTCACATTAAGCGTGATGTCCTTGTAAACGAATCTTCGGCTCTTGCCGTCGCTGCTTTCCGGTTCGGGTGTAAGAAAATCGGGATACGAAAGTTCGTATCCGTATTCGCTGTTTACATAGCTGTTGTACTTGATTACCGTAAGTCGAGACGCCATTTCTTCATAATCTTCCAAATCGTCGGCAGGTATTGAATATTGTGAAGTGGCTTTCACCCGACTTACTGGGTCGTCTTTGATGAGATAAGTAGCTTTCTCTTCCTCCTCGTTGGTGTAAACGTCGTCAGGAGTATCGTATTCGTTGCTTTTTGGAGTATTCTTTTCTGTATTTCGCCGACACGAAACGACAACACCAACAATGCCGAAAAGGGAGAGAATCAACAGACTCTCCCATTTTGCCCATCGTGTCTTTTTGCCGATTCGCATTGTTTTTCTGTATTGAAGAAACTTATTCCTCCACAAGACTGACCGTCATACTGATGTCAGCTTTCGGACGATCGCCTCTCATCGTCTCACAATTCTGAATCTTCTCCACAACATCCAATCCTTCTATTACCTCTCCGAAAACGGTATATTGATTGTCAAGGAATGGCGTTCCACCAACTTTGGTATATGTTTCAATCTGTTCTTCCGTGAATTTCGGCTTCCCCATTTCCTTACATTGCTTCTTTGTCATTTCAACAAGACGATCCTGAAGTTCCTGCAAACCTGCACGGTCCCGGTTTCTACGGAAATTCATCACTTCGTCGTGGTGTTCTTTCGCAAGTTTTGTGAATACTTCCTGTTCCTGCTGCATTTCCATCTGCTTCTCCAGTTGCTTCAATTCGCCCGCATTGAAAGTTTTTCCCCACACGATGTAAAACTGACTGCCGCTGCTTTCACGCTCAGGGTTCACCTCATCGCCGAGTCGGGCTGCACTCAACGCACCACGCTTGTGGAATAGTTTCGGATAGACGAACTCGGCAGGTATGGTATAGTCCGGACCACCTGTGCCCAACATCTTGCCCTGCGGTGCACCTTTGCTGTCCGGATCACCTCCCTGAATCATAAAATCCTTGATGACACGATGGAACAATGTGCCGTCGAAATAACCTTGCTGCGCAAGTTTTATGAAATTATCCCGATGCTTCGGTGTCTCATCGTATAATTTCACAACGATATTTCCCACACTTGTGTTGATGTTTATTTTTGTAGCCATAAGCTATTTGTCGTATTTTTCTGTTTGTAATATAACTTTTCAGTATTCACAAGTAGGGCGTTCAAAGAGAAACTGCATTTAATTTTGAACACCCTACACTTTATACCTTTCCTTATCCGGCCGTCAAGAGAATCTCTTTTACCCGATTAGTATTACCGTTACGCCACGTGCAGCCTGCGCACCCATAACAAGCGACTGCTCGATATCGGCAGTTTTGCTCGGTCCGGAAATGAAAACGCCATAACCATATTCAGTCATTTCCACCTGCTTGTAGGCTTCGTGCATATTGTTTACGAGACTGTTTCTGTCCAACAGAATCACGAGTTCCTCTGAAATAAAGCAGACGGAACGTTCCTTCATTGTTTGAGGAATCCAGACACAGCCGTTTTCCGCCACGCCGAATACACCTTTTATAATACCGACATCGGTTCCATTGAGGTCGGCAGCTTCTGCAACAGCATCCGGATTTCGGTCGGCTTTGACACCTTCCACATTAGATGCAAACACCTTTGCTTCAGGATAGGCTGCACGGATTGTTTCGTTCAGGTCGTCGTCGGGGCTTACTTCGATAACCTTTGCGCCTACGGTTTTCGACATTTCAATGAACTGCTTCGCCACATCATCGTAGACGATACCCTTTACAGGCTCTTTGGGCATATCAAACTGCTGACAAGTGCCTTGACGCAGTTTGGCAAATAAATCTTCTTTCTTCATAATTGATAGCGTGTTGAATGGTTTGGCAACGGACATCTATGAGCAGTAGTACTACTTTTTCTCTTTCAGCTCCTTCATTGCCTGTTTGTAAATCTGATGGAACGGCTTCTTCGGAAACTGCATCATTTCGTGTCCTATGCCCCAAGCATTGAGTTTCGTCTCAAACAGCTTGCGGGGAACATAATTCACTATCGACGAACTCTTCAGCAACGTATCGTAGAGGGCATAGTTCTCAAATACCGTCCTCATTCCATTCGCCATCAGTTTCTTCTCCTTGTTTTCAGTACCGAACGCCTCAAGTTCCTGCCGCCAGTTGTAAATCTGGCTTCCCGGCTCCACCTTAGTCGGACAAACGTGGTCGCAGCTCAAGCACAATGAGCAAGCCGATACGTTTCCGCTGTGCTTCTGTGGGTCTTTCAGCATACCGAGATTCACGCCGATAGGGCCGGGAATGAAATAACTGTAAGAATATCCCATTGAACGGCGATAAACTGGACAAGTGTTCATACAGGCACCACAACGGATACACTTCAGCGTTTTCCAATGAGTGTCGTTGGCTATCATATCGCTGCGTCCATTATCAACGAGAATCACGTGCATCTCTCCGTCAGGGCGGGCCTTGCGGAAATGGGAAGTGAAAGTTGTTGTAGGCTGACCTGTTCCGCAACGGCACAGAAGCCGCTGGAAAACGGCGAGTGCATCGTAATCGGGAATTACCTTTTCTATACCCATCGAAACGATATGAAGTTTCGGAATCGATGTACTCATATCGGCATTTCCCTCGTTCGTACAGATAACGCAGTCGCCGGTTGCAGCCACACCGAAGTTGCAGCCTGTCATACCTGCTTCTGCTTCGATAAATTCTTCACGCAAACTGTAACGCGCACATTGGGTAAGGAAAGTAGGGTCGTGGTTGCCTTCTTCGGTGGAAATGCCTTTTTCCTCAAACATTTCGCCCACCTCGTCGCGCATAAGATGAATAGCAGGCATAACGATGTGTGCCGGTTTGAGATTCATCAGTTGGATGATGCGCTCGCCCAAGTCGGTTTCCACCACGTCAATACCACGTTCTATGAGATAATCATTCATCTCGCATTCTTCGGTAAGCATCGACTTCGATTTTACCAACTTCTTAACCTTGTGCGTTTCAAGAATGCCATAGGCAATCTCGTTGAACTCCTGTGCGTCCTTAGCCCAATGCACTATGACGCCGTTCTTCTCAAGATTGTTTGCGAACTGCTCAAGATAGTCTGCCAGATGGGTTACGGTGTGCTGTTTTATCTGACTTGCGTGCTCACGCAGGTCTTCCCATTCAGGCAGCATTGCCGCCATCTTGTCTCTCTTTTCGCGAACCGACCAGAACGTCTGGTCGTGTCTTGTTATCTTTTCAGGGTTCTTCAGGAACTCTGCTGCTTTCTTTGAATGACTTGTTGCCATAACTTCTTTGCTTTAAACATTAAATACCTGCTGCGAGAATTTCAGCAACGTGCTTGAACTGGATACCGTATTTGTTCTTTTTGCTGATGCCCTGCATGTGCATCAGACAGGAATTATCGGAACCTGTAATGAATTCCGCACCAGTTTCTATGTGGCGTTTCAGTTTATCGTAGCCCATTCTTGTGCTCACGTGAGGCTCTTCAACGGAAAACATCCCACCGAAACCACAGCATTCGTCGGAACGCTCCGGCTCTTTCACGGTAATTCCCTGTTTGAGCTTCAGCAGATCAACAATCTTGTTGAACGGTGCGACGTGCTCCTCAGAGGGCGAACTCAGGCCGAGTTCCCTCACTCCGTGGCAGGAATTGTGTACAGACACCACGTGATTGAAGCTGCCCGGCAGCTCCTTGACTTTAAGGACATCGTGCAGAAACTCCACAAGTTCCATCGTCTTTTCAGGCGTTTCGCACTTATGGTCGTGGATTTTCGGATGGTTTACGCGCACGAAGGAAGCGCAAGAAACGCTCGGCGTAACAACATAGTCGAATTCCTTGAATATATCTTCAAACTTGCCGGTCAGCTTTCCTGACATACGTTCAAAACCTCCGTTTGCCATCGGCTGTCCGCAACAGGTCTGACGCTCGGGATAAACCACGTCCAAGTTCAGCTTTCGGAGAAGTTTATAGGTTGCCACACCGACTTCCGGAAACAGTGCATCAACATAGCACGGGATAAATAGACCTATTTTCATAATGTTTAGCTCTTGTTCTATTGTTCTGACACAAAATTAAGAATAAATTATCAGAACAACGAAGAAACCTGAAAAAAGAAATTGAGTTTTTTCAGAAATATATCCTTTGAAACTGATTATATAAAATATGTGTAAATTGAAACGCAATTATTGCATACAAACAGGCTGATTTCTGTCCGAAACAGTCTCTTCGGTTTTCCGCATCCCTCTTCAAGACGAGAGAGTGATTGGACAATATGCGCAAATTTAGCGTTGATAAATTACAGACACCTGTTTATTTTTCCTACCTTTGTAGAATAATTAAGACGTTAAGGAATAAAATATGAACAATTCAAGAGTCATCAAGGCACACCTGTGTATGCTGATTGCCGAGATTATCTGGGGGTTGATGTCGCCGATAGGCAAGGATGCTATGCAGCACGGCATAAGTGGATGGTCGATGGTAACTTTCAGAGTGTCGGGTGCCGCCGTGCTTTTCTGGACGGCTTCGCTGTTTGCAAAGTACGAACACGTATCGCTGAAGGATTTCTTTATCTTCGGAGCTGCGGCATTGTTTGGCGTTACCTGCAACCAATGCCTGTTCACTTTAGGTTTAAGTTACACGTCGCCTGTAAATGCAAGCGTCATCACTACCACGATGCCCATCTTTGCAATGATACTTGCCTTCTTCATTCTGAAAGAGCCTATCACGCTGAAGAAAGCCGGTGGCGTGGCAATAGGCTGTGCAGGTGCCATCATTCTGATACTTACGAGTCTTGCTGCCGTGAACAGCAAGGTGGGAAACGTGCAGGGCGACGTGATGGTGCTCGGCGCACAGTTGAGTTTTGCACTCTATCTTTCGCTTTTCAATAAATTCATCAAGAAATATTCGGTCTTCACCATCAACAAATGGATGTTCTTCTGGGCTACGATTTACGTAACGCCCTTTGCTTTCAACGACATAGCTGCCTTGGATTTCGCTTCCGTTGAAACAACCACTTGGCTTGAAATAGGTTTTGTGGTGGGCTGTGGCACCTTCATTGCCTATCTGCTGATGATGATTGGGCAGCACACGCTGCGCCCATCCGTAGTGAGTGTATATAATTATGTGCAGCCGATAGTGGCCGTAGTAGTCTCTGTTCTCACAGGCATCGGTACGTTTACACTCTATCAGGGCATAGCTATTATCTTGGTTTTTACTGGCGTTTGGATGGTCATCAAGTCAAAATCGCGCAAGGATATGGAAGCAGAGAAACAAGCAAAGGCTATTTGAGACAGCAACATTATACAATATTTATAACTCACTGAAAATCAACAGGTAGAAACACCATTCCCATTCTTGCGAAGAATGCACGGCAATCTTCGCAAGAATGAAACGCAAACGTGCGAAGAATGGAATGCAATCTTCGGTCATTTGAAAATCGTGTTCTTGTCGGTTGAAATTACTGCCTGCCAACCTGTTCTGAACTTGCGCGATTGAGAGGATTGTTTTGTGAGAAAGAAAAAATATCACTAACTTTGCAGAACCATCATTTTGCCCTTCGGCAATCCGACAAATTAAAGATAGAGAATGAAAGTTTGCATTGCAGAGAAACCAAGTGTCGCACGCGACATCGCCAGAATCCTCGGAGCCACCAGTTCGAGGGACGGTTATATGGAAGGTAACGGCTATCAGGTAACGTGGACCTTCGGGCATCTTTGCGAACTGAAAGAACCCAACGACTACTTTGAGAACTGGAAATACTGGAGTCTCGCAGCCTTGCCTATGGTGCCTGCGCGCTTCGGAATAAAGGTAATAGAGGATGAAGGAATCAAAAAACAATTCTCTATTATTGAAAAATTATATCAAGGTGCCGAGGAGATTATCAACTGCGGCGATGCCGGACAGGAGGGAGAGTTGATACAACGGTGGGTAATGCAGAAGGCAAGAGTGAACTGTCCGGTAAAGCGTCTTTGGATTTCTTCGATGACAGACGAGGCCATCAAGCAGGGATTTGAAAACCTCAAAGACCAAAAAGATTATGAGCCTCTCTATCTTGCTGGGCTTTCGCGCGCCATCGGCGACTGGCTATTGGGAATGAATGCCACACGCCTGTACACCCTTAAATATGGAAACAACAAATATGGAAAGGATGCTCAGGTGCTTTCCATCGGTCGTGTGCAGACCCCCACGCTGGCACTGATTGTGGAACGGCAGAAGGAAATCGACAATTTCAAGCCCGAGCCTTACTGGGTGCTCGCTACGATATACCGTGAAACACAGTTCACGGCAACGAAAGGAAAGTTCACTTCAAAGGAAGAAGGCGAGGCTGCTTTCTCGCTGATTGACGGAAAGCCTTTCGTTGTAGACAGCGTTACAAAGAAAAAAGGTACGGAACAGCCTAAACAGCTTTACGACCTGACCTCGCTTCAGGTGGATTGCAACAGAAAGTTCGGCTATTCGGCCGAAATGACGCTGAACACCATCCAGAGCCTGTACGAACGGAAATACACCACTTACCCTCGTGTGGACACTCAATACCTTACGGACGATGTGTACAGCCAATGTCCTCAGATAATGAACGGTATGTTTCAGACGGCTTTCGCCGGTAAGAAGCCTTATGCGGAATTGGTAAAGAAATTGGGTGGAAAGCCATTGCTGAAGTCGAAACGTGTGTTCGACTCAAGCAAGGTTACCGACCACCACGCCATCATTCCTACGGGAGTGGTGCCGCAGGGGCTTTCCAATGCCGAGCAAAATGTGTTCGACCTCATTGTCCGCCGCTTCATTTCGGTATTTTATCCTGACTGCAAATTCTCCACTACAACCGTTATCGGCAAGGTGGACGAGATAGAATTTAAGACTAGCGGCAAGGAAATACTCGACGAGGGATGGAGAGTCGTTTATAAAACGGAAGATGCTGCAAGCTCATTGAAAGAAGGAAGCAATGAGGGAGGAGCGAAAACGGCTACGGCTGACAGTCTGGCAACGCCTTCTTCGGAAGGAATCGGCGAGAACCCGGAAGAAAAGGAGACCACGCTGCCCACATTCGTGAAGGGCGAAAGTGGTCCTCATACGCCCACGCTGACTGAAAAGCAGACCACGCCGCCGAAACATTATACTGAAGCATCGCTGCTGCGCGCAATGGAAACGGCTGGAAAGCTGGTGGACGACGAAACATTGCGTGCCGCACTGAAGGAGAACGGCATTGGCAGGCCGTCTTCCCGTGCGGGAATCATCGAGACTCTGTTCAAGCGTCATTATATAAGGAGAAAGAAAAAGAATCTCGAAGCCACGGAAACAGGTATTGCACTCATTGACACCATCAAGGAAAAGCTCCTCACTTCGGCCGAACTTACGGGTATATGGGAAAAGAAACTCCGTGATATAGAGCACAGGAAGTATGATGCCGGACAGTTCATCAATGAATTGAAAGAGCAGATTACAATGATTGTGAACGATGTGTTGGCCGACAATTCCAACAGAAAGATTGGCAGCGAACCGAAACCATAGCATAAAGATGACTTAACAGCATACTGTCATAACAATAAAACGCCTACGGTCTGCGTTAAATAGAATATGAATCAACGCCTTATAAAATATAAATCAAGTCAGCCCAACATCCCTTCATTCCAGAAAGGGTGTTGGGTTGTTTTGTTGCTCACGATTGGTCTGTTACTGAATAGCTGTGGAATAGAGCGTAGTATTAAGAAAGGAGAAAAGTTCTTGGAGATTGGCGAATACTATGACGCAGCCGCTCAGTTCAAGAAGGCCTATCAGCAAACGCCTGCAAAGAATCGGGCGCAGCGTGGAAATCTTGCCAACAAGATGGCTTTCTGTTACGACCGTATCAATTCCTCGCAGCGTGCAATCGCAGCCTATCGGAATGTTATCCGATACAAGCAGGATAATTTCGAGACGCACTTGAAACTTGCACAGAACCTTATGAAGAACGGAGCGTATCCCGAGGCATTGAAAGCGTATCAGACAGCGTTGGATTCTATGCCGTCGAGCAAGATGGCAGCCGAAGGTCTGTCGGCAGCAACGATTGCTCCCAAAATAAAGGAGGAGGGGTCGTATTATGAAGTGAAGAAGATGGACATCTTCAATTCGCGCCGTCAGGACTATTCGCCTATGCTTTACGGCGATCAGTATAATCAGCTTTACTTCACGTCTACACGCAATGAGGCGCAGGGCGACGAACTGAGCGGCATTACCGGTGTGAAGCCCAGCGATATTTTTTACAGTGAAAAGGACGACAAAGGCAAATGGACAACGCCCCAGACTATTGAGAGTGGGCTGAATACTGATGCCGATGAGGGCACGCCGGCATTTTCGGCAGATGGCAGGGAAATGTATATCACGCAATGTCTCACCGACCCTGTTCGTCCTCGTTTTGCACAGATAGCTGTCAGCAATCGTGCAGATGCAGCTTGGTCTAAGGCTGCGAAACTTGAAATCAGCCGAGACACGCTCTCCAGTTTTGCACATCCTGCCGTTTCTCCTGACGGAAACTGGCTGTATTTCGTCAGCGATATGCCCGGAGGTCAAGGAGGTTTGGATATCTGGCGTGTGAGACTTATGGGTGGAACAACGGGAGGTGTGGAGAATCTTGGTGCTCCTATCAACACTCCGGGCAATGAAATGTTCCCTACATTCCGCCAGAATGGCGATTTTTATTTCTCTTCTGACGGACACGGTGGCTTGGGTGGTTTGGACATCTTCATTGCAAAGGTGGGCACAGACCGTCGTTATCATCTTGAACATCCCGGTTTTCCGCTCAATTCGCAGGGCGACGATTTCGGAATGACCTTTGAGGGGAAGCACAATCGTGGTTTCTTCTCATCCAATCGTGGCGATGCCCGAGGATGGGATCACATTTACAGCTTTGAACTGCCCGAAGTGATACAGACCGTAAAAGGCTGGGTTTACGAAATGGAAGGCTATGAACTCCCTGCCGCACAGGTTTTCCTTGTGGGCGATGACGGCACGAATGTCAGACTTTCCGTCAAAGGCGACGGTTCATTCGAGCAGGAAATACGTCCGGGAGTAAACTATATTATGTTGGCAACGTGTGCCGGTTTCCTGAATCATAAGGAAGAACTGCGTGTAGAACCAGTTACAGAATCGAAAGAATATGTGCTTCAGTTCCCATTGGCAAGCATACGTGTGCCTGTGATGATAGACAATATATTCTATGATTTCGACAAAGCTACGCTACGACCGGAGTCGGAAGCTGCTCTGGACGACCTTGTAAAGCTCTTGAACGAAAATCCGAATGTTACGATAGAACTCTCTGCTCATACCGATTACAAGGGTTCGGCAGATTACAACAAGCGACTGTCGCAGCGTCGTGCTGATGCCGTTGTGGCTTATCTGATAGAGCACGGCATTGCAAGCGACCGACTTTCGCCAGTAGGTTATGGAGAAGAAAAACCGAAAACCGTCCGCCGAAAGGTTGCCGAAAAGAATACTTGGCTGAAAGAGGGCGATGTGCTGACGGAAGAATATATTAAGAAACTTGATGAGAAACATCAGGAGACGGCCAATCAGATGAATCGCCGTACAGAGTTTGTGGTGCTTCGCACCACTTATGGTATATTCGATGAAAAGGGAAATCTCAAGAATCCTCCCAAACCGAAGGTGGAAAAGAAACTGGAGGACGATGAAGACTTCATATTTGATATTGAGTAAGGAAGCAATACGATTTCACTCATCACCATTACTCCCACAAAGCAAATGCAACTACCCAAAGACTTTGAAGACTACACACGTTCACTAATGGGCGAATCTCGCTACAATACTTTCCTGAAAGGGCTTTCCGAAGAGCCTCCGGTAAGTATTCGCCTGAATCCTTTCAAGATAAAGGAAGATAATGTAGTGTCTGATGTTTTCAAGGCAACGAATATCCCTTGGTGCAAGGATGGCTACTATCTGGAAAGCAGACCCAACTTCACTTTTGATCCTCTTTTCCACGCAGGGGCTTATTATGTTCAGGAAGCAGCGTCTATGTTTGTTTCGCACGTGCTCCGTACGTTAGTGAAATATCCGGTAGCCTTGCTCGACCTCTGTGCTGCGCCCGGTGGAAAGACAACTTGCGCTCGGACAGCAGTTCCTGAAGGAAGTTTGGTCTTCTCCAACGAACCGATTGGGAAACGTTCACAGATATTAGCTGAGAATGTACAGAAGTTCGGCCATCCTGACGTGGTTGTTAC
The Prevotella sp. HUN102 genome window above contains:
- a CDS encoding RluA family pseudouridine synthase; this translates as MKRHNPYQKQDKYEHLVVQQEAPLLEWLLANLKQSKSKTKATLQNRGIKVNKKLVTQFDFMLRPGDKVSVSTSKSNDKFHSRHVKLVYEDRYLVVVEKNHGILSMAAGHSSLNVKKVLDDYFKKSRQKCNAHVVHRLDRDTSGLMIYAKDMQTEQILERDWHNIVYDRRYVAVLSGQMEEDNGTVANWLKDNKAYVTYSSPEDNGGKYAVTHFQVLDSTEHHSLVEFKLETGRKNQIRVHAADMNHPVCGDIKYGNGDDPVHRLALHAYVLCFYHPITHQPMEFDTPIPVSFRTLFSKK
- a CDS encoding peptidylprolyl isomerase → MATKININTSVGNIVVKLYDETPKHRDNFIKLAQQGYFDGTLFHRVIKDFMIQGGDPDSKGAPQGKMLGTGGPDYTIPAEFVYPKLFHKRGALSAARLGDEVNPERESSGSQFYIVWGKTFNAGELKQLEKQMEMQQEQEVFTKLAKEHHDEVMNFRRNRDRAGLQELQDRLVEMTKKQCKEMGKPKFTEEQIETYTKVGGTPFLDNQYTVFGEVIEGLDVVEKIQNCETMRGDRPKADISMTVSLVEE
- a CDS encoding LUD domain-containing protein; this encodes MKKEDLFAKLRQGTCQQFDMPKEPVKGIVYDDVAKQFIEMSKTVGAKVIEVSPDDDLNETIRAAYPEAKVFASNVEGVKADRNPDAVAEAADLNGTDVGIIKGVFGVAENGCVWIPQTMKERSVCFISEELVILLDRNSLVNNMHEAYKQVEMTEYGYGVFISGPSKTADIEQSLVMGAQAARGVTVILIG
- a CDS encoding lactate utilization protein B; the encoded protein is MATSHSKKAAEFLKNPEKITRHDQTFWSVREKRDKMAAMLPEWEDLREHASQIKQHTVTHLADYLEQFANNLEKNGVIVHWAKDAQEFNEIAYGILETHKVKKLVKSKSMLTEECEMNDYLIERGIDVVETDLGERIIQLMNLKPAHIVMPAIHLMRDEVGEMFEEKGISTEEGNHDPTFLTQCARYSLREEFIEAEAGMTGCNFGVAATGDCVICTNEGNADMSTSIPKLHIVSMGIEKVIPDYDALAVFQRLLCRCGTGQPTTTFTSHFRKARPDGEMHVILVDNGRSDMIANDTHWKTLKCIRCGACMNTCPVYRRSMGYSYSYFIPGPIGVNLGMLKDPQKHSGNVSACSLCLSCDHVCPTKVEPGSQIYNWRQELEAFGTENKEKKLMANGMRTVFENYALYDTLLKSSSIVNYVPRKLFETKLNAWGIGHEMMQFPKKPFHQIYKQAMKELKEKK
- a CDS encoding (Fe-S)-binding protein, yielding MKIGLFIPCYVDALFPEVGVATYKLLRKLNLDVVYPERQTCCGQPMANGGFERMSGKLTGKFEDIFKEFDYVVTPSVSCASFVRVNHPKIHDHKCETPEKTMELVEFLHDVLKVKELPGSFNHVVSVHNSCHGVRELGLSSPSEEHVAPFNKIVDLLKLKQGITVKEPERSDECCGFGGMFSVEEPHVSTRMGYDKLKRHIETGAEFITGSDNSCLMHMQGISKKNKYGIQFKHVAEILAAGI
- a CDS encoding DMT family transporter, with product MNNSRVIKAHLCMLIAEIIWGLMSPIGKDAMQHGISGWSMVTFRVSGAAVLFWTASLFAKYEHVSLKDFFIFGAAALFGVTCNQCLFTLGLSYTSPVNASVITTTMPIFAMILAFFILKEPITLKKAGGVAIGCAGAIILILTSLAAVNSKVGNVQGDVMVLGAQLSFALYLSLFNKFIKKYSVFTINKWMFFWATIYVTPFAFNDIAALDFASVETTTWLEIGFVVGCGTFIAYLLMMIGQHTLRPSVVSVYNYVQPIVAVVVSVLTGIGTFTLYQGIAIILVFTGVWMVIKSKSRKDMEAEKQAKAI
- a CDS encoding DNA topoisomerase 3, whose product is MKVCIAEKPSVARDIARILGATSSRDGYMEGNGYQVTWTFGHLCELKEPNDYFENWKYWSLAALPMVPARFGIKVIEDEGIKKQFSIIEKLYQGAEEIINCGDAGQEGELIQRWVMQKARVNCPVKRLWISSMTDEAIKQGFENLKDQKDYEPLYLAGLSRAIGDWLLGMNATRLYTLKYGNNKYGKDAQVLSIGRVQTPTLALIVERQKEIDNFKPEPYWVLATIYRETQFTATKGKFTSKEEGEAAFSLIDGKPFVVDSVTKKKGTEQPKQLYDLTSLQVDCNRKFGYSAEMTLNTIQSLYERKYTTYPRVDTQYLTDDVYSQCPQIMNGMFQTAFAGKKPYAELVKKLGGKPLLKSKRVFDSSKVTDHHAIIPTGVVPQGLSNAEQNVFDLIVRRFISVFYPDCKFSTTTVIGKVDEIEFKTSGKEILDEGWRVVYKTEDAASSLKEGSNEGGAKTATADSLATPSSEGIGENPEEKETTLPTFVKGESGPHTPTLTEKQTTPPKHYTEASLLRAMETAGKLVDDETLRAALKENGIGRPSSRAGIIETLFKRHYIRRKKKNLEATETGIALIDTIKEKLLTSAELTGIWEKKLRDIEHRKYDAGQFINELKEQITMIVNDVLADNSNRKIGSEPKP
- a CDS encoding OmpA family protein; protein product: MNQRLIKYKSSQPNIPSFQKGCWVVLLLTIGLLLNSCGIERSIKKGEKFLEIGEYYDAAAQFKKAYQQTPAKNRAQRGNLANKMAFCYDRINSSQRAIAAYRNVIRYKQDNFETHLKLAQNLMKNGAYPEALKAYQTALDSMPSSKMAAEGLSAATIAPKIKEEGSYYEVKKMDIFNSRRQDYSPMLYGDQYNQLYFTSTRNEAQGDELSGITGVKPSDIFYSEKDDKGKWTTPQTIESGLNTDADEGTPAFSADGREMYITQCLTDPVRPRFAQIAVSNRADAAWSKAAKLEISRDTLSSFAHPAVSPDGNWLYFVSDMPGGQGGLDIWRVRLMGGTTGGVENLGAPINTPGNEMFPTFRQNGDFYFSSDGHGGLGGLDIFIAKVGTDRRYHLEHPGFPLNSQGDDFGMTFEGKHNRGFFSSNRGDARGWDHIYSFELPEVIQTVKGWVYEMEGYELPAAQVFLVGDDGTNVRLSVKGDGSFEQEIRPGVNYIMLATCAGFLNHKEELRVEPVTESKEYVLQFPLASIRVPVMIDNIFYDFDKATLRPESEAALDDLVKLLNENPNVTIELSAHTDYKGSADYNKRLSQRRADAVVAYLIEHGIASDRLSPVGYGEEKPKTVRRKVAEKNTWLKEGDVLTEEYIKKLDEKHQETANQMNRRTEFVVLRTTYGIFDEKGNLKNPPKPKVEKKLEDDEDFIFDIE